The following coding sequences lie in one Isoptericola variabilis 225 genomic window:
- the dnaE gene encoding DNA polymerase III subunit alpha has protein sequence MPDAAPPAPAQSAQKSDDFVHLHVHTEYSMLDGAARLPELFAEVQRLGQKAIAITDHGYLFGAFDFWSTAQKFDVKPIIGVEAYVTPGTSRHDRTKVLWGEASQRRDDVSAGGAYTHMTLWAKDNPGMHNLFRASSLASLDGQMGKWPRMDRELLETYHEGLMATTGCPSGEVQTRIRLGQWDEAVRAAGELQDIFGKENYFVELMDHGIEIETRVTKDLLRLAEAIGAPLVATNDLHYTKREDAHSHEVLLAVNSGSSLDEPTYDQGGNRFAFSGDTYYVRSGAEMRRLFSELPEACDNTLAIAERCEVSFDTGANYMPRFPVPDGEDEISWFVKEVERGLHRRYPQGIPDAVRKQATYETEVIIQMGFPGYFLVVADFINWAKEQGIRVGPGRGSAAGSMVAYVMGITELDPLEHGLIFERFLNPERVSMPDVDVDFDERRRAEVIRYVTEKYGDDRVAMIVTYGSIKAKQALKDASRVLGFPFAMGEKLTKAMPPAVMGKDIPLSGIFDPQHPRYPEAAEFRQVHDSDPEAQRVVETARGIEGLKRQWGVHAAGVIMSSEPLIDIIPIMRRPQDGAVITQFDYPTSEGLGLIKMDFLGLRNLTILDDALENIVNNGKDPVAIEQVALDDKATYELLARGDTLGVFQLDGGPMRALLRQMRPDKFDDLSAVIALYRPGPMGMNSHVNYALRKNGLQTIEPIHPELAEPLAEVLDETYGLIVYQEQVQRAAQILAGYSLGQADLLRRAMGKKKPEVLAKEFVNFEAGCKERGYSDAAIKAVWDTLVPFAGYAFNKAHSAGYGLVAYWTAYLKANYPTEYMAALLQSVRDDKDKMALYLNECRRMHITVLPPDVNDSAAKFTAVGSDIRFGLTAIRNVGANVVDAIITARETKGAFTSFQDFLDKVPAVVCNKRTIESLIKAGAFDSLGHARRALLIIHEQAVDSVISVKRKEAEGQFDLFADFGGAADDGMNFSVDVPDLPDWDKKQRLAFEREMLGLYVSDHPLSGLEHVLARAADTSIATLVADEGRPDGSTVTVAGLITSLQRKMSKNGNPWAAVTIEDLEGAVEVMFFGETYLAYSTILAEDQVITLKGRVRRRDDQMQLQAMEVSLPDTSAVADTPVLVTVPHTRCVEPVMVRLREVLATHPGPAEVHVSVAEPGKRTVVRAGDGLRVEKSPALFGDLKALLGPACLS, from the coding sequence ATGCCCGACGCCGCACCCCCCGCACCCGCGCAGAGCGCGCAGAAGAGCGACGACTTCGTCCACCTCCACGTGCACACCGAGTACTCGATGCTCGACGGCGCGGCGCGGCTGCCGGAGCTCTTCGCCGAGGTGCAGCGCCTCGGCCAGAAGGCGATCGCGATCACCGACCACGGCTACCTGTTCGGCGCCTTCGACTTCTGGAGCACGGCGCAGAAGTTCGACGTCAAGCCGATCATCGGCGTCGAGGCGTACGTGACGCCGGGCACGAGTCGGCACGACCGCACCAAGGTCCTGTGGGGCGAGGCGTCGCAGCGGCGCGACGACGTCTCGGCCGGTGGCGCATACACGCACATGACGCTGTGGGCCAAGGACAACCCGGGCATGCACAACCTGTTCCGGGCGTCGTCGCTCGCGTCGCTCGACGGCCAGATGGGCAAGTGGCCCCGCATGGACCGCGAGCTGCTCGAGACCTACCACGAGGGCCTCATGGCGACCACGGGCTGCCCCTCGGGCGAGGTCCAGACGCGCATCCGGCTCGGGCAGTGGGACGAGGCCGTGCGGGCGGCCGGCGAGCTGCAGGACATCTTCGGCAAGGAGAACTACTTCGTCGAGCTCATGGACCACGGGATCGAGATCGAGACCCGGGTCACCAAGGACCTCCTGCGCCTCGCCGAGGCCATCGGGGCACCGCTCGTCGCGACCAACGACCTGCATTACACCAAGCGCGAGGACGCCCACTCCCACGAGGTCCTGCTCGCCGTGAACTCGGGCTCGTCGCTCGACGAGCCCACGTACGACCAGGGCGGCAACCGCTTCGCGTTCAGCGGCGACACCTACTACGTCCGTTCGGGCGCCGAGATGCGCCGGCTGTTCTCCGAGCTGCCCGAGGCGTGCGACAACACGCTCGCGATCGCCGAGCGCTGCGAGGTCTCGTTCGACACCGGCGCGAACTACATGCCCCGCTTCCCGGTCCCGGACGGCGAGGACGAGATCAGCTGGTTCGTCAAGGAGGTCGAGCGCGGGCTGCACCGCCGGTACCCGCAGGGGATCCCGGACGCGGTGCGCAAGCAGGCCACGTACGAGACCGAGGTCATCATCCAGATGGGCTTCCCGGGGTACTTCCTCGTGGTCGCCGACTTCATCAACTGGGCCAAGGAGCAGGGCATCCGCGTCGGGCCGGGCCGCGGCTCGGCCGCCGGCTCGATGGTCGCGTACGTCATGGGCATCACCGAGCTCGACCCGCTCGAGCACGGGCTCATCTTCGAGCGGTTCCTCAACCCGGAGCGCGTCTCCATGCCCGACGTCGACGTCGACTTCGACGAGCGCCGGCGCGCCGAGGTCATCCGGTACGTCACGGAGAAGTACGGCGACGACCGCGTGGCGATGATCGTCACCTACGGCTCGATCAAGGCCAAGCAGGCGCTCAAGGACGCCTCGCGCGTGCTGGGCTTCCCGTTCGCGATGGGCGAGAAGCTCACCAAGGCCATGCCGCCCGCGGTCATGGGCAAGGACATCCCCCTGTCCGGCATCTTCGACCCGCAGCACCCGCGCTACCCCGAGGCCGCGGAGTTCCGCCAGGTCCACGACTCCGACCCGGAGGCGCAGCGCGTCGTCGAGACGGCGCGCGGCATCGAGGGCCTCAAGCGGCAGTGGGGCGTGCACGCGGCCGGCGTCATCATGTCGAGCGAGCCGCTCATCGACATCATCCCGATCATGCGCCGCCCGCAGGACGGGGCGGTCATCACGCAGTTCGACTACCCGACGTCCGAGGGCCTCGGCCTCATCAAGATGGACTTCCTCGGGCTGCGCAACCTCACGATCCTCGACGACGCGCTCGAGAACATCGTCAACAACGGCAAGGACCCGGTCGCGATCGAGCAGGTCGCGCTCGACGACAAGGCCACCTACGAGCTGCTCGCGCGCGGCGACACGCTCGGCGTGTTCCAGCTCGACGGCGGGCCCATGCGCGCGCTGCTGCGGCAGATGCGACCGGACAAGTTCGACGACCTGTCGGCCGTCATCGCGCTGTACCGGCCCGGCCCGATGGGCATGAACTCGCACGTGAACTACGCGCTGCGCAAGAACGGCCTGCAGACGATCGAGCCGATCCACCCCGAGCTCGCCGAGCCGCTCGCCGAGGTGCTCGACGAGACGTACGGCCTCATCGTCTACCAGGAGCAGGTGCAGCGCGCCGCGCAGATCCTCGCGGGGTACTCGCTCGGCCAGGCCGACCTGCTGCGCCGCGCCATGGGCAAGAAGAAGCCCGAGGTGCTCGCCAAGGAGTTCGTCAACTTCGAGGCGGGGTGCAAGGAGCGCGGGTACTCCGACGCCGCGATCAAGGCCGTGTGGGACACGCTCGTCCCGTTCGCCGGGTACGCGTTCAACAAGGCGCACTCCGCGGGCTACGGGCTCGTCGCGTACTGGACCGCCTACCTCAAGGCGAACTACCCGACGGAGTACATGGCCGCGCTGCTGCAGAGCGTGCGCGACGACAAGGACAAGATGGCGCTCTACCTCAACGAGTGCCGTCGCATGCACATCACGGTCCTGCCCCCGGACGTCAACGACTCCGCGGCCAAGTTCACCGCCGTCGGCTCGGACATCCGGTTCGGCCTCACCGCGATCCGCAACGTCGGCGCCAACGTCGTCGACGCGATCATCACCGCGCGGGAGACCAAGGGCGCCTTTACCTCGTTCCAGGACTTCCTCGACAAGGTGCCCGCGGTCGTGTGCAACAAGCGCACGATCGAGTCGCTCATCAAGGCCGGCGCGTTCGACTCGCTGGGGCACGCCCGGCGCGCGCTGCTAATCATCCACGAGCAGGCCGTCGACTCCGTCATCAGCGTCAAGCGCAAGGAGGCCGAGGGGCAGTTCGACCTCTTCGCCGACTTCGGCGGCGCCGCCGACGACGGCATGAACTTCTCGGTCGACGTGCCGGACCTGCCCGACTGGGACAAGAAGCAGCGGCTCGCGTTCGAGCGCGAGATGCTCGGCCTCTACGTCTCCGACCACCCGCTGTCCGGCCTCGAGCACGTGCTCGCGCGCGCGGCCGACACGTCGATCGCGACGCTCGTCGCCGACGAGGGCCGGCCTGACGGCTCGACCGTGACCGTCGCCGGGCTCATCACGTCGCTGCAGCGCAAGATGAGCAAGAACGGCAACCCGTGGGCGGCCGTCACGATCGAGGACCTCGAGGGCGCGGTCGAGGTGATGTTCTTCGGCGAGACGTACCTGGCGTACTCGACGATCCTCGCCGAGGACCAGGTGATCACGCTCAAGGGCCGCGTGCGCCGCCGCGACGACCAGATGCAGCTCCAGGCCATGGAGGTGTCGCTGCCCGACACGTCGGCCGTCGCGGACACGCCCGTGCTCGTCACGGTGCCGCACACCCGGTGCGTCGAGCCCGTCATGGTGCGGCTGCGAGAGGTGCTCGCGACCCACCCCGGCCCGGCCGAGGTGCACGTGAGCGTGGCGGAGCCGGGCAAGCGCACCGTGGTGCGCGCCGGTGACGGCCTGCGCGTCGAGAAGTCGCCCGCCCTGTTCGGCGACCTCAAGGCGCTGCTCGGGCCGGCCTGCCTCTCGTGA
- a CDS encoding NUDIX domain-containing protein translates to MSGRRSATWDDGSAEHRFRVVPAAYVYLRREGRVLLQRRAGTGFMDGHWAAVAGHVEPGESVVAAAVREAREELGVVVRPEDLRPLTTMHRGMPGGPALEQRVDFFFEAVRWQGEPALREAKADDLGWFPFVALPDPVVPHELVVLRAIQDGHVPPILAYGFGSPGQ, encoded by the coding sequence GTGAGCGGTCGGCGGTCGGCGACCTGGGACGACGGCTCGGCGGAGCACCGGTTCCGGGTCGTTCCGGCGGCGTACGTCTACCTGCGTCGCGAGGGCCGCGTCCTGCTCCAGCGGCGCGCCGGGACGGGCTTCATGGACGGCCACTGGGCGGCGGTCGCCGGCCACGTCGAGCCGGGGGAGTCGGTCGTGGCCGCGGCGGTGCGCGAGGCGCGCGAGGAGCTCGGCGTCGTCGTGCGGCCGGAGGACCTGCGCCCGCTCACGACCATGCACCGCGGGATGCCCGGCGGTCCGGCGCTCGAGCAGCGGGTCGACTTCTTCTTCGAGGCCGTGCGCTGGCAGGGCGAGCCCGCGCTGCGCGAGGCCAAGGCCGACGACCTGGGCTGGTTCCCGTTCGTCGCGCTGCCCGACCCGGTGGTGCCGCACGAGCTGGTCGTGCTGCGCGCGATCCAGGACGGGCACGTGCCGCCGATCCTCGCGTACGGGTTCGGGTCGCCCGGTCAGTGA
- a CDS encoding DUF899 family protein — translation MTPGHPPQSDGCRHGTCRAPGRGGRHDHVAPRHRPRGPARRRPRGLAAHAGGAAREKAHTREGNAIAAARRRLPMTEVDAGATLVGPDGPVSFLDVFEGRDQLVAYKHMWHPGAGIEGQCEGCTASIWSLQDAVYLHHRGVSFAVFCEGPWDEVAPYVEFMGYTVPWYSMLGVTDEAVGGGLSDDRGLLSFYLRVGDRVFLTNETTYRGVEAVMAQAQLLDMTVYGRQEEWEDSPEGWPRHPTGTWWKADGRPVPQWTRPGAAPAGAVTPHHHH, via the coding sequence ATGACTCCTGGGCACCCCCCGCAGTCGGACGGATGTCGGCACGGGACGTGCCGTGCGCCCGGACGAGGAGGCCGCCATGACCACGTTGCACCACGACACCGCCCGCGCGGTCCCGCCCGTCGTCGACCGCGAGGCCTGGCAGCGCACGCGGGAGGCGCTGCGCGTGAGAAGGCCCACACCCGCGAGGGCAACGCGATCGCGGCGGCCCGGCGCCGCCTGCCGATGACCGAGGTCGACGCCGGAGCGACGCTCGTCGGGCCAGACGGCCCCGTCTCCTTCCTCGACGTGTTCGAGGGACGCGACCAGCTCGTCGCGTACAAGCACATGTGGCACCCCGGGGCCGGGATCGAGGGGCAGTGCGAGGGCTGCACGGCGAGCATCTGGAGCCTGCAGGACGCGGTCTACCTCCATCACCGCGGCGTGAGCTTCGCGGTCTTCTGCGAGGGACCGTGGGACGAGGTCGCTCCCTACGTCGAGTTCATGGGGTACACCGTGCCGTGGTACTCGATGCTCGGCGTCACGGACGAGGCGGTCGGCGGCGGCCTGTCCGACGACCGCGGGCTCCTGTCGTTCTACCTGCGCGTCGGCGACCGGGTCTTCCTCACGAACGAGACGACGTACCGCGGCGTCGAGGCCGTCATGGCGCAGGCACAGCTGCTCGACATGACGGTCTACGGGCGCCAGGAGGAGTGGGAGGACTCGCCCGAGGGGTGGCCCCGGCACCCCACCGGGACCTGGTGGAAGGCCGACGGCCGGCCGGTGCCGCAGTGGACGCGCCCCGGTGCCGCACCCGCGGGGGCGGTGACGCCCCACCACCATCACTGA
- a CDS encoding pyridoxamine 5'-phosphate oxidase family protein, protein MIRLNPEQLVFVTERHLATLTTLRADGSPHVVPVAFTWDADAGLLRITTKRGSVKAANARRRLPDGSPPRAAVCQVEGGRWLTLEGTIEVSEDPDEVADAVARYARRYRQLEHDPERVVLRLTPDRVMASAYMA, encoded by the coding sequence GTGATCCGCCTCAACCCCGAGCAGCTCGTCTTCGTCACCGAGCGACACCTGGCCACGCTCACGACGCTGCGCGCCGACGGCTCGCCGCACGTGGTTCCCGTGGCGTTCACCTGGGACGCCGACGCGGGCCTGCTGCGGATCACGACGAAGCGCGGCTCGGTCAAGGCCGCGAACGCGCGCCGACGGCTCCCCGACGGGTCGCCCCCGCGCGCGGCCGTGTGCCAGGTCGAGGGCGGCCGGTGGCTCACGCTCGAGGGCACGATCGAGGTCAGCGAGGACCCCGACGAGGTGGCCGACGCCGTCGCGCGCTACGCCCGGCGGTACCGCCAGCTCGAGCACGACCCCGAGCGCGTCGTGCTGCGCCTCACGCCCGACCGCGTCATGGCGTCGGCGTACATGGCGTGA
- a CDS encoding HNH endonuclease signature motif containing protein, with the protein MFEWSDAAHGGSHPARVSRARTGGPGAARAPVVPGPPAPSPVEAVLGSAVERELARMVDEVFVPDVAWFANGDRARAAVEPAASLAAELDAALPGPGLASRLVALEPADLDDHTLVEVLAAWERVAAWAQAGSARALAELLERTRGSAEHEFTVDGVAARLGMTRHAAAQLVTVAHGTAGLPEVADALATGRIDRRKAETLIATGRLPDDRRRAAVREVLPEAERLTVPQLRERLRRAEIRIDPDGAERRHHAARSERFVRLEPVDDAMAYLTAYLPADDAARVLAAVEQVAVPMHRTPGETRRLDACRADALVGLVTGDLTPTGSVHGSATGPATGRRPGVQVTVAASTLLGADDLPGLLAGHGPVPAAVARALAADPDATWRRILTDPATGVLTDLSSRSYRPSPALRAAVIARDITCTFPGCRVPAWRTDLDHLDPFDPDRDAPQTHGDNLHALCRTHHRAKTLGGWHVTHDPATGTTRWTAPTGHQHDRPPTIADPAHRPPREEGPPGSTAEQQTGPPPF; encoded by the coding sequence ATGTTCGAGTGGAGCGATGCAGCGCACGGCGGCAGCCATCCCGCCCGCGTGTCGCGCGCTCGGACGGGCGGTCCCGGCGCTGCCCGTGCCCCGGTCGTGCCGGGACCGCCCGCACCCTCGCCCGTCGAGGCGGTGCTGGGCTCCGCGGTGGAGCGTGAGCTCGCGCGGATGGTCGACGAGGTGTTCGTGCCCGACGTCGCATGGTTCGCCAACGGCGATCGTGCGCGTGCCGCCGTCGAACCGGCCGCGAGCCTGGCGGCGGAGCTGGACGCGGCGCTGCCGGGTCCGGGGCTGGCGTCACGGCTGGTCGCGCTGGAGCCGGCCGACCTGGACGACCACACGCTCGTGGAGGTGCTGGCGGCGTGGGAGCGGGTCGCCGCGTGGGCGCAGGCCGGGTCGGCGCGGGCGCTGGCCGAGCTGCTGGAACGCACCCGCGGGTCGGCCGAGCACGAGTTCACGGTCGACGGGGTGGCCGCCCGGCTCGGGATGACGCGGCACGCGGCCGCGCAGCTGGTCACCGTCGCGCACGGCACCGCCGGGCTGCCCGAGGTGGCCGACGCCCTCGCGACCGGCCGGATCGACCGGCGCAAGGCCGAGACGCTGATCGCTACCGGCCGCCTGCCGGACGACCGGCGCCGGGCTGCGGTGCGCGAGGTGCTGCCCGAGGCGGAGCGCCTCACCGTGCCGCAGCTGCGCGAGCGGCTGCGCCGTGCCGAGATCCGCATCGACCCGGACGGCGCCGAACGGCGGCACCACGCCGCCCGCTCCGAGCGGTTCGTGCGCCTGGAGCCGGTGGACGACGCGATGGCCTACCTCACCGCCTACCTGCCCGCCGACGACGCCGCCCGCGTCCTGGCCGCGGTCGAGCAGGTCGCCGTGCCGATGCACCGCACCCCCGGGGAGACCCGCCGCCTCGACGCGTGCCGCGCCGACGCCCTGGTCGGCCTCGTGACGGGCGACCTCACCCCGACCGGGTCAGTGCACGGCTCCGCGACCGGGCCGGCGACCGGCCGCCGGCCCGGCGTCCAGGTCACGGTGGCCGCCTCCACGCTGCTCGGCGCCGACGACCTGCCCGGCCTGCTCGCCGGCCACGGACCGGTTCCCGCGGCGGTCGCCCGGGCGCTGGCCGCCGACCCCGACGCCACCTGGCGGCGGATCCTCACCGACCCCGCCACCGGCGTCCTGACCGACCTGTCCTCACGGTCCTACCGGCCCAGCCCCGCACTGCGTGCCGCGGTCATCGCCCGCGACATCACCTGCACCTTCCCCGGCTGCCGCGTGCCCGCCTGGCGCACCGACCTCGACCACCTCGACCCGTTCGACCCGGACCGGGACGCCCCGCAGACCCACGGCGACAACCTCCACGCCCTGTGCCGCACCCACCACCGCGCCAAGACCCTCGGCGGCTGGCACGTCACCCACGACCCGGCCACCGGCACCACCCGATGGACCGCACCCACCGGCCACCAGCACGACCGACCACCCACGATCGCCGACCCCGCCCACCGACCACCGCGCGAGGAAGGCCCACCCGGCAGCACGGCGGAACAGCAGACCGGCCCACCCCCGTTCTGA
- a CDS encoding RNA-binding S4 domain-containing protein: MTNPPIEVPIRDDIIRLGQFLKLAGLAESGTQARDLVADGEVRVNGEVETRRGRQLVRGDRVTLATPQGDESAVVA; the protein is encoded by the coding sequence ATGACGAACCCCCCGATCGAGGTCCCGATCCGCGACGACATCATCCGCCTGGGCCAGTTCCTCAAGCTCGCCGGGCTCGCGGAGTCGGGCACGCAGGCCCGGGACCTCGTGGCCGACGGCGAGGTGCGCGTCAACGGCGAGGTCGAGACGCGGCGCGGGCGTCAGCTCGTCCGCGGCGACCGCGTGACGCTCGCCACGCCGCAGGGCGACGAGTCGGCGGTCGTCGCCTGA
- the hisD gene encoding histidinol dehydrogenase: MIQRIDLRGRQLSRKELLGVLPRAEVGVDQAVDAVAPILEDVRRRGAAALRDVAERFDGVRPADLRVPAAALDDALATLDAGVRAGLEEAIRRVRRVHAEQRPVEHTTTLADGAQVRQRWIPVQRVGLYAPGGLAVYPSSVVMNVVAAQEAGVPGLAVASPPQKDNGGLPHPTILAACALLGVDEVYAVGGAQAVAMFAYGADGSEPQDGEVLCEPVDVVTGPGNVYVAAAKRLVRGVVGIDAEAGPTEIAVLADDTADAGHVALDLISQAEHDPMAASVLVTPSVELAAAVEARLADLADATKHAVRVTQALGGPQSAVVLVDDVEHGLEVVDAYGAEHLEIQTADAAALAERVRSAGAIFVGPWSPVSLGDYMAGSNHVLPTGGSAHFASGLGVHSFLKSVQVVEYTREALEEVADRIVAVANDEDLPAHGEAVRGRLQ, from the coding sequence GTGATCCAGCGCATCGACCTTCGCGGCCGTCAGCTCTCGCGCAAGGAGCTGCTCGGCGTGCTCCCACGCGCCGAGGTCGGCGTCGACCAGGCGGTCGACGCCGTCGCCCCGATCCTCGAGGACGTCCGCCGTCGCGGCGCCGCCGCCCTGCGCGACGTCGCCGAGCGGTTCGACGGCGTGCGCCCGGCCGACCTGCGGGTTCCGGCCGCCGCGCTCGACGACGCCCTCGCGACACTCGACGCCGGCGTGCGGGCGGGGCTCGAGGAGGCGATCCGCCGCGTGCGGCGCGTGCACGCCGAGCAGCGGCCCGTCGAGCACACGACGACGCTCGCCGACGGCGCCCAGGTGCGCCAGCGCTGGATCCCCGTGCAGCGCGTGGGGCTCTACGCGCCCGGCGGGCTCGCGGTGTACCCGTCGTCGGTCGTCATGAACGTGGTCGCGGCGCAGGAGGCGGGCGTGCCCGGCCTCGCCGTGGCGTCGCCGCCGCAGAAGGACAACGGCGGCCTGCCGCACCCGACGATCCTCGCGGCGTGCGCGCTGCTCGGCGTGGACGAGGTCTACGCGGTGGGCGGCGCCCAGGCGGTGGCCATGTTCGCCTACGGCGCCGACGGGAGCGAGCCGCAGGACGGCGAGGTGCTGTGCGAGCCGGTCGACGTCGTCACGGGTCCCGGCAACGTCTACGTCGCCGCCGCCAAGCGGCTCGTGCGCGGCGTCGTGGGCATCGACGCCGAGGCGGGCCCGACCGAGATCGCCGTGCTCGCGGACGACACGGCCGACGCCGGTCACGTCGCGCTCGACCTCATCAGCCAGGCGGAGCACGACCCCATGGCCGCCTCGGTGCTCGTGACGCCGTCGGTCGAGCTGGCGGCGGCCGTCGAGGCGCGGCTCGCCGACCTCGCGGACGCGACCAAGCACGCGGTGCGCGTGACCCAGGCGCTCGGCGGCCCGCAGTCGGCGGTCGTGCTGGTCGACGACGTCGAGCACGGCCTCGAGGTCGTCGACGCGTACGGCGCGGAGCACCTCGAGATCCAGACGGCGGACGCCGCGGCGCTCGCGGAGCGGGTTCGATCGGCCGGGGCGATCTTCGTCGGCCCGTGGTCCCCGGTGTCGCTCGGCGACTACATGGCCGGCTCGAACCACGTGCTGCCGACCGGCGGCTCGGCGCACTTCGCGAGCGGGCTCGGCGTGCACTCGTTCCTCAAGTCCGTGCAGGTCGTCGAGTACACGCGCGAGGCGCTCGAGGAGGTCGCCGACCGGATCGTCGCGGTGGCGAACGACGAGGACCTGCCCGCGCACGGCGAGGCCGTCCGGGGCCGGCTGCAGTAG
- a CDS encoding alpha/beta hydrolase produces the protein MDQVRRGRAAAAVAAVVALTAGLAVGAAWLAQDALVYHPDRGSPGPTADVIDGGEDVTLTTDDGLELQAWFVRPTAADRRAAVLVAPGNGGNRLGRAALAELLAERGFAVLLLDYRGYGGKPGRPSERGLLRDALAAQRALADRDYPADRTIYLGESLGTGVVAALQEQVPPAGLLLRSPFTSLVDAGAHHYPFLPVRALLRDRFDVLEHVAVSDVPVTVVHGDRDEVVPPAQSRAVADAAARLADQVGLG, from the coding sequence GTGGACCAGGTGAGGCGAGGGCGCGCCGCGGCTGCGGTCGCCGCGGTCGTGGCGCTGACCGCCGGGCTCGCGGTGGGCGCCGCCTGGCTCGCGCAGGACGCGCTCGTCTACCACCCCGACCGGGGCTCCCCCGGCCCGACGGCGGACGTGATCGACGGCGGCGAGGACGTCACGCTCACGACGGACGACGGGCTCGAGCTCCAGGCATGGTTCGTGCGGCCCACCGCCGCGGACCGCCGGGCGGCGGTGCTCGTGGCGCCCGGCAACGGCGGCAACCGGCTCGGACGCGCGGCTCTCGCCGAGCTCCTCGCCGAGCGCGGCTTCGCGGTGCTGCTGCTCGACTACCGCGGGTACGGCGGCAAACCCGGCCGACCGTCGGAGCGCGGCCTCCTGCGCGACGCGCTCGCCGCCCAGCGCGCGCTCGCCGATCGCGACTACCCGGCCGACCGCACGATCTACCTCGGCGAGTCGCTCGGGACGGGGGTCGTGGCGGCGCTCCAGGAGCAGGTGCCCCCGGCGGGCCTGCTGCTGCGCTCGCCGTTCACGTCGCTCGTCGACGCCGGCGCCCACCACTACCCGTTCCTGCCCGTGCGGGCGCTGCTGCGCGACCGCTTCGACGTGCTCGAGCACGTCGCCGTGAGCGACGTCCCGGTGACCGTCGTCCACGGCGACCGGGACGAGGTCGTCCCGCCGGCGCAGAGCCGGGCCGTGGCCGACGCCGCGGCCCGCCTCGCCGATCAGGTCGGGCTCGGCTGA